Part of the Brassica napus cultivar Da-Ae unplaced genomic scaffold, Da-Ae ScsIHWf_2251;HRSCAF=2904, whole genome shotgun sequence genome, ccgggctcgagccaaaatttggtcgttgcgtagcgatcgggctcttccgaacatcgatacgacagcagtccatgcattctcatcaAACCTTCAAACGCtacccgaagaccgtagcgagctcagtctatgttttccgctattttaaatcatcgatcaaactttgcggattaaaaaccacggaaagtttgttctttatcgaaagaaatcgtaataaacgtgtcgagtcggaagacggcccataaggacctaagacacgactcgaggcccatcctacgatttcttatccaaaagcccgtaaaccacagcacggtttacggttggtccacaaggaatgataaatgtcaagtttccgcggataaatacggaagttttgaagataattgtgaagatcgggaaaaatggaatatctccatttttatgctatcacggcttaagggtagaagagtaaaagcgtaaaccgaccctggagctagtatataaggagtcctaggcgaggagcatgaaaGGAGGATTTttccagagcaaacttagcacttagaacaatttaggcatttttccgtttttgttatttcgagctacgactcaattaggtttagccgtcttagggttgctagaaccaTGAATCTCGCAGACACCTCTCGCGCCCAgtcttataccttgttgtaaacgctcatacgcaaattcggaataagatcttctttgctctcttttcaattccttatttttatcgttgttattctcatgttctgattgcttgacgtgtggtattagcagatatccgggtcctctgggaaattagggttttcttagtttccttatttaaacggaaatcgatagtgcgaattttggttcccacagatATCCGGGTACTctaggaaattagggttttcctagtttccttatttaaacagaaatcgacagtgcgaatttcggttcccacagtttggcgctagaaggaaggggatacggatcaatctaacccgcaaaagccacatcacgctcaatcagacatgtcaactaacaacgcagataacgtgcagactcctcttaacggaggcagcggaaccgatctccacactccaatagcggacgtatccgcggccaacgcacaagccaacgccgcggcgcttgaggagtttaaaaagatgttcgccacctatgagaaaaggtcggaagaacaggataagctcgtgagtacCTTGACcgaacaggttgaaaccttaacggcaaggactcgagcaatccatccccgcggaaccaccaaaatccgcgggaagagactcgacttcgctaccccactcgacagacctggagtcgcgcgggaacgaccttcgggtcaaaaccctagcaagaaatctcccatcgaaaaggggaaccctgaaagtcctcCGCCTCCCGCAAAGGATTCGGAGGATAACAAAGCCGAacgcattgacctggatcctagcgatgtctccaacgacaccgacgaggacgtcgacagacatccaagaaggaccagaagccgatctgctcgggaaagctccccgttcgaaaaaccaatgacggaagaagaggaaatcgcctattggaacgaacaagaggagctggctgaaaagcaaaccgagctcactcgcagtaaacgccgacaggctcggaaatctactgacgagacatcggatatccgcgatcttcgcgactacatcaccaagactgcggcagaagtaagagccgtaaagtctcaaatccatcatgctactagtgatgcccccgaaatcgatcgactgaTGGAAGGAGCCCGAAAGACCCCTTTTACCAGTctcatttcggacatgagggtatctgatccgggaaaaatcaaagcaCCAAAGTATGACGGTatggccgatccaaaagcgcaccttcatgctttccacatcgcgatgggaaaagcgagactgaaggacggcgaaaaagctGCCGGCTACTActgcctgttcgtcgaaaatgtGGAAGGAGCGGTGCtagaatggttcgcacgcctccatcgcaacaccatcgggagtttccgacagctcgcatcggaatttctcaaacaatactctgtgttgatagacagagaaacttccgatgtcgatcactggagtctctcccagagggaagacgaacccctccgcgagtttatcagccggttcaagctgataatgtctagggtcagcgggataagcgacaaagtggccattgacgcgctgagaaagacgctctggtacaagtcaaaattcagaaagtggataacctcgacaaaccgcgaacgatccaggacgccctccacaaagcaacagactacatcatagtcgaggaagaaactaaagtcttatcgcaaaaacataaggcggcAAGACCATTCTCGAAGGACGTGGATCCGAAAGcgagaaagaagaactctcgtaacgacaagtacgtccatcacgagggggaagatctccaaggagcaCATAAttatgcgatcaattcggatcaaggccgaaccacgggcaacacgtggacccgcaatcaagggtatgacgaaaacaccttctgcgagttccaccagtcccgaggacactccacgaccaactgcaaagtcttgggagcaaggctggccgtgaagctactcgctggagagctctcggaagtaaccagcgtcaaggatctcatcctcgactctgatcgccctccaaagacggacagaaacccacccgctgaaaaatccccttaACGAAAccagcctggggataaacgcggtaggaggccggacgacaaggggaatgataacaatcgtcgtagagtcaacatgatcatcggaggatcacaatacttcGACGAtactgtgtcggccatcaaggcttaccaacggaaggcagagtcgagtgcaaattggcctacctGGTCTCCTCTCCGAGATGCctaaaattgctcgatcaccttcacaaaggaggaagccggcggcatcgatcaacctcactgcgatccgctcgtcatagatctcgtcatacgagactAAGAAGTcagaagggtactcgtcgacacgggaagcatgGTCAACATAattttccgcgacactctcaagcggatgagcatcgaactcggagaagtaattctgacgccaaaaccgctcacgggtttttcaggcgaagtatcgatgactcttggatcgatccagttgccagtcatggccaaggagatcacgaaaatcgtcgccgctatctacaacgtgatcatgggaaccccatggctcaacgccatgcaggcagttccgtcgacctaccacctgggtctcaaatttCCGACCCCAAGTGGAGTCGCGGCTATCTGgagatgccaaaaacagtcgcggctatgcttcctcgcagagcacaagttaaggcaaatcacgacttctgcaactgcaaacggcaaacgcacgaagatagatcgatcttcggccaaaaacgcCCCAAGAAAAGACGAATTAAAATCGTCTAccgacgcaaacgcatcggacatCGAAACTCAAACTCGACACGAGTCCGAAgcccacgctacaactcaaccggaacatccggaaaatagcgttgacccagccatgatcaacacggtcaaggcggacagcGCGACgtctaccgccgagtaaaaacacTCTCGGCATgaagcagaactacgagatggcttgatcctcgaaaggggtacgtaggcagctcgtcaaaagacgagttcagctatccccctctctaaaaagggggggaagtgggtgcgtatactcgtattcTCCCatttagaaaaatcttcattattgtaatcgagtttttagaaacttcaaaaacttttactacaatctACGTTGctcctttttatcgaaaacgtttacACTTCAGTTAAACGCAAAAACTTTCCGGACACGCCTGGAAACGTTAAGATTCTTGTCggcggcctcatccggcccataatcgtaaaattatcatttttcaaaCACTCAaagatacacgtataatcctcgaaacaactgcgagacgtcgcaaagttaaaattcgaagataatacgaacaaattgtccgaacgcgaccaccaaaaccttacacccagttcgtcgattggccctgacgaacacgccagccgtcttaaacaaacgcaattcgatcactcttttgatcttcaaaaacgtccaacacaaggacgaaagcgagctacaacaaaaatccgaaattttggtttagcactcccagttggcttaaaaattgcctctgagaagatgctcgattcgtaccatacaagtcatataagccgagaacctatcgcggactttaaattggtgtgagtcaggaagaaatcgcaacaggaaaaacgatagccggctagtcaccgcacaaaccttaactgAAAGTAAACCTAgatcttgccctaaacccaacgctctggtctcaaacatctcaagacatgatatctaaatgatacgagatcctaaaccatgtctatCGGTTCGCATCTCAATGTtcccgaaaatcgtaaagataagtaattttttacgaaaatcacgaacgaaccaacagattgaacgtctcatcggaattaaatatgagacgacaactcatatttacttcgaacctactcaggaaaatttgaaatgaaacattcatcatatatataaaaccgcgtaaagcggtaagggattcaaagccaccaacggccagtcccggtaaatacaaatacggccatctaggcctaagcaaaattcaaatttaaaaggccacactcggccgaaaaCAGATAAACGATAATCAAACTCAAAGGATCAGTCCATCCAATCGCTACCTTCTCACCCACCAAAGACGGGATCCTCGACGGTCGGTTCTGCATCATCGTCAGCGTCGGGCGGCCTTCGACCACTGCTCTGCCCAGTGGCATAGACAGCAGGCAAGGAGGTATCTTCAAAAAACACCCCCATATCATCATCAATCGACGAGCTGAAACAAGATCGATGAGTGTCGACCGCAGCACTGACCCTCTCGGGAGAGAAATAACCCCAAAACAGCGAGCCACCACGGAGAAGGTTTCGGACGACGCACAGATCTTCCGGAAAAGGAGGAATGGGGTTGTGCACTACAAAATAAACATAGTTCAGATATAAGGTAAAAAACGGGTGGTAAGAAAACAACGAGTGGTTATTCAACACGTTACCTCCTACCCCCCACAGTAGCCTAAACGAGGAAATGCACTCCACGGAAACCGAGGCTTGATCCAATCTAACGTAAAAAAAACAACTCTTCCATCCACGATCGCCCTGAGAGAATCCTTTCAGGACTTCCATAAAAGTACGCGGTCTAAAACCGTACAGACGATCGGTCCCAACATGAGACAGGGTAAGGAAAGCATCGAGATATTCAGCAGTGAGCTATATGCCTCGCTCGTACCCCAAGACTAGCAACCCGACAAGGTGCTTTATACCGCGGGGAGAAATCTGACTTATCGAAACTTCCAAACGGTTCAAAAACTCTACTATAACCGACGGAATGGGAAACCATAGGCGAGCACGCATCAGATGCTCCTCGTACAAAGTAAAAAAGCCTTCGGGAGGTTGGTCAGCCCTCTCCCCCTCGAGGGGTAATCGAAAATTCACGTTTTCCGGAACGCGACAGAAGCTGCGTACGGTTCCAAGGAATGGGAGGGTACACCTGCTCGGTCTCCCGACGACCCTTTCCGAAAAGGGCCTCACGGGAACCCACGGCTCGGGAGGCGGTTCTTCCACGTTGCGCGAAGCCACCCAATGTGCGTCGGCCTCGGCAGGGTCCGCGGAGTGTGCCACGAACTCGATCTCTTGAACAACCTCACCGCGTTGGTCACAGACAGTTTCGCGATTGAAGATAATAGGCTGAGCGTTTCCTAAAATCCCTTGAGACATTCTCAACAGGGAGGGAAAGGAAAATATCTCAATGGTAGAGAGAGAAAATTGAAAGGATCTTTTCACTCTTAAACTTTGAAAAGATAATGAAGTGAAAAGCTAGAAGCAGGTTatctcccttcttataggcatgataATTTACTATTCAaactcggactttcggatattaattccatccaacacgcctaacttgccaaacatgccaaACCGCACGCTAGGACCCTACGATGCATGgccctaacgggctggggggctaactgttggggtcaaaaacggtcacgatAGAATTATCACCCGAAAACCCTCAGAAATCACATTTCCGAAAGAgagtaaaaaaaagatataattttcgaaaaaataaccaatacgaagtttttacgaagaagtatctttgaagattcaaagcaaacgaaccaagctcggtcattgcgtaactaccgcacatacacgctgtccggtcgctacatagcaaccaagtccgagccgatctcggtcgctatgtagcgaccgagcatccaacctgtagcgaccgagcgctcgtcatgctcggtcgctacgtagcgaccgagctcaagccaagctcggtcgctacgtagcgttcgagcgctcgtcccgctcggtcgctacgtagcgaccgaacgatcgtcccgctcgtcgctacgtagcgaccgagcccaagccaagctcggtcgctacgtagcggccgagcattcgtcccgctcggtcgctacgtagcgaccgggctcgagccaaaattcggtcgttgcgtagcgatcgggctcttccgaacatcgatacgacagcagtccatgcattctcgtcaaaccttcaaatgctatctcccgaagaccgtagcaagctcagtctatgttttccgctattctaaatcatcgatcaaactttgcggattaaaaaccgcggaaagttcgttctttatcgaaagaaatcgtaataaacgtgtcgagtcggaagacggcccatagggacctaagacacgactcgaggcccatcctacgattttttaaccaaaagcccgtaaaccttAGCaaggtttacgcttggtccacaaggaaggataaatgtcaagtttctgcggataattacggaagttttgaagataattgtgaagatcggaaaaaatggaatatctccatttttatgctatgacagcttaagggcagaagagtaaaagcgtaaaccgaccctggagctagtatataaggagtcctaggcgaggagcatgaaaGGAGGATTTttccagagcaaacttagcacgtagagcaatttaggcatttttccatttttgttatttcgagctgcgactcaattaggtttagccgtcttagggttgctagaaccaggaaactcgccgacagctcttgagcccaggcttatacgttgttgtaaacgctcatacgcaaattcggaataagatcttctttgctctcttttcaatttcttatttttatcgttgttattctcgtgttctgattgcttgatgtgtggtattagcagatatccaggtcctctgggaaattagggttttcttagtttccttatttaaacggaaatcgacagtgcgaatttcggttcccacagatatctgggtcctctgggaaattagggttttcctagttttcttatttaaacggaaatcgacagtgcgaatttcggttcccacaatataCTCACTATGTTTTATAATAAGTGTCATTCTAACATTTTTTCTTGCTACACAAAAAGTGTCTCTTTACAATTCAAATGCAAATTATACTTACTTTGAGCTGAAAATTAATAGCAAcctgcattgattttataaataattttatatctcaaatactattggtcagagtagtataattaataacaacttatatatattttatccacTTTATTAATCTGTATGAAAAATGTCAAATTGACACTTATTCAGAAACAGAGGGAAAATCTAGTTGATATCTCTCACTCACTCTCCGCTCCAATATACacacaatattttattaaaatagttcGAAATGTGGATGATGGGTTAGAACGAAGGAGGTGCAGATTCCTTCAACGGAGGAAGAAAGCTTCGTCCTCTCATCACACGCATCTACTCTTGCCCCACTTCCGCCGCAAATACCAATTTCGACCACCGCTTTAACATGGGTCTCTCTTACTCTCTCGCTCTCTCCCCCCCCTTACAAAAGATATATTTTCTAGTTTCCATTAATGCTCATTTTCTTGGCTttcttgttaatttttttataaatgttctgTATCTAGAGAGAGGGCAATGCTCATTTTTCTTGCTTGTTATGATTTGTAAAACAGTGATGACAACAATGACAGCAGAAGccttcttacaaaaaaaaaaacaatgtcaGCAGAGCAGAACAAGAGGGAGCTGATGATGCTAAACTCAGAGACTCAACATCCACCAGTAATGGTGAGCTCACGGTGGAACCCAACACCGGATCATTTAAAGGCTCTCGAAGAGATTTACCAACAAGGAACTAGAACTCCTTCGGCCGACCATATGAAACAGATTACCGCGCAGCTGAGACGGTACGGTAAGATCGAAGCCAAGAACGTTTTCTATTGGCTCCAAATTCCGAAACAACAAAGCCCGTGAACGCCAGAAACGGCGACGACAGATGGTAAATGGCCACGACTATTCAGTCTTTACAACAAATCCTGTCTCAAACCACGGGTTCTACAAGAAATATCTACCAGTTGAGAGACTAgtattagaaaaataatatgACTCATATTTTAAGACACTGAATCTTAACTAAATTATGTTGAAAtaattaatctatattattaaaactcaagtacaaaattagagtgtttggagacttgaatatgactattaaaaagatttggagtgtttggaaacatggattatagtcttttaaaaaaaaaaaagtatttagaaACAAgtatagtagtattaagaaaaaaattaagagaaaatgACTAGACTAATACAAAAAAGTAAGGTAATGACTAGACTAATACAAATCTTTTGAAAATGACTATAGTGTTTTTAGAACTCTAGTAAATTACTGTTTAAgccctttattatttttttttagttgtgattaattttaatttgaaaatccaCATCAGAAGTAATGATACCACGTCACCTAACACGAAGGAAAATCAAACGACGATCATTAACTTCTCCGAGACTGTTCTCCCACTAAACCCTAACTGTTTTCGAAATCGTGTTCACTACAACTCTTCTCGGCAAAGCGGCTTCTCTGAAATAATCTCGGTAATCTTCTTCTCTAGTCTCCGTAAGCGTTTTCTCTGAAATCGTGTGTCCgtaagcttcttcttcagattgGTTGTCTCGTCAAATCTCCGTAATCGTATTCTCTGGTATATTTCGAGGCTTTGCTCTGAGCTTTTCGAGTATTTGAGTGAGTATAATTAATGCTGTGAGttagatatatgttttgtcTGAGTTTGAGTTAGTATTCGTTACGGCTGATTTAGGATCCTTAACGACTGATTTATAGAAGGTAATTGTGACTGATTTAATATTCTTTGTGACTGATTTATTTATGTAAtgatggctgagttatgttttGTGGCTTGTTTATTTTATGCCTTTCTTCTGATTTATCATTGATATGTTATATATGTCTTTTTTGATCAGATGGATGTTTCCGAAGATCTAGCAAGGGATTACCCTCCAAGACTTTACCCTGAAGGGGCTtctatttttgaaaacaaaagcattAATACGAATAGCCATTTTTCTGAGATCCCTCGACTTAGACAAGCAATTGGAATAGATGTGTGGGATAATCAGAAGACGTATCCTGTTGGATTGATTGCTAAACTGGCTGAGAGCAAATTGGTGTGGTCTGGTAAGACCGTACATTATCTACTTTGTAGACAGCTGCGAGTCTATAAGAAGGAGATTTGGTCTATCGTTGTTGATCAACCTCTCAGGTTTAGCTTCATAGAATTTGGTGAGATCACATGTTTAAACACAAATCCACTTCCAGAAAAAAGTTTTGAACCTGATCCAGAGAATTACAAAGTGTTGTGGGAGTTGTTGAAAGTGCCGCTTGGGTACGGACCCAAGTTTGATGAACTTGTAGAAGTTTTAACGGAGTGTCCATTCTGGAGTGCTGATCAGCGGAAATGGTATGGGCTGTTGTTTCTTCAAGCCATTGGACTTTATGGCTTGCATCATAATTGTAGAATACCCTTTGAAAGTGCAAAAAGAGTATTCGATGATGACGCCCTGATGACTTATCCTTGGGGTCGGACTGCCTATGAATTTCTTGTTGATTCTATCAAGTTGTTGCATCCACAAGGAGGATCGTATACCTTTAGCGGCTTCAAGGACGTGTTATTGGTTTGGGCGTATGAATCTGTCACAGTGTTCGGAGAGATTTATGGCAGAAAAGTGAATCCAGACGAAATTCCGCTTTTGCGATGGGGTGGAAGTCGTACTCGTGCAAGTCTTACTACTACAATAGCTAAGGAGATGAATGATCATGGAACGGTAAGGTTTAAATCAGACATATGAATTATGTAATGTAATGTCTGAGTTATTGGATTATTTTATGGTTGAGTTGTTAATTTTAATGActgatttatgtttttgtattgTAGGTGTGTGTGAGGAAAATGGTGATGAAGGAGGGTCTAGAAGAGCTGTTTCCTCAGTGGAAGGATGAAGCAGATGACCCACAACTTGATAACCTAATTAAAGATATACATGCAGATAGGTTTGTTAGAGATTTTTATGTGCAATCGAatgagaagaacaaaaaaacgAAGGCTGGAGTTTCGTCAGAGGCTGAGCCACCctcaaagaagcagaagaaaggtaagaaacagaaggaggTGAAAATCAATGAGGGTGAAACTACTGTTCTAGAGGAGAAGGAGAGTGCAAAGGAGAAGGGTCGTAGTGAAGCGGTTCTGCTGAACATAGTTGCTCATCTCGAGAAGTTGGACCGAAAATTTGACTCGAGATTAACAGAATACGACACCAAGTTTGGATCTTTTTCCCGAGGCCTTTTGGATACCATTGGAGATACAGTGAAAACTACAGTTGAAGAGCGTCTGAGAGTTTTTGGGGGTGTCCAATAGTAGTCAACCTGAAGGTCAAAACGTGATGGTCTCAGAAGACAACCAACAGCCGGAGTCCAATAGTGGTCAACCTGATGGTCAAAACGTGATGGTCTCAGAAGACAACCGACAGCCGGACTCCAATAGTGGTCAACCTGCATCTAAGACCCCTATTGATAAACAGTCCGAAGACAGCCAACCGCAAAAGACCCCTGATAAAGGCCAATCTGAGAAGAATCTGGCAGATGATATTGCTAAAGCTGATGCGAAAGGTATGGGAGCAAAGCTGAATTCGAAGGTTGTCAGGGATAAGGCTGTTGGGGTGAAAAAGAACTTGGATTCGGCGTTTGGTAATGCCGATGCAACAAATGCTGATTTGGTCTCTGATTCTCCTGGTAAGGAACCACCATTCGGACGCAGTTGCAGGGGCTTAGGGAAAAGAAATAACTTAGCGGCTGATTTGAAGAGGAATGAAGCTGAGTTATAGAAGAAGCAGAAGCAAGAAGAAGCTGAGttaaagaagaagcagaagcaagaagaagctgagttgaagaggaagaagaaacaagaagaggctgagttaaagaagaaaaagaagcaagaagaggctgatttaagaagaagaagaagaagaagaagcaagaagaggcTGACTTAAAGAAGGATATTCCTGCTTCAAAAAGGACTCGCAGTGGTACAATAAGAATAACCATTCCGACTAAGCAAATTGAGGCGGAAACAGACGAACTGTGGCCAGACGAACTGTTGCCGGAATCTGATGTGGAGGAAGATGAAAGGAAAAGGTGTGGAAGAATAAAGGAGTATCGGCTGAAAGCTGTTCAATTATCTCCAGATGGATCTCAAATGAGTGCGGAATTTGGTCCTTCTGTACCATTTCCCCACATCGGAGACAATGTAACGACGTGCATGAGAAAAGGTTTAGAACCTTCACCTGCAATATATGATTCCCTAGGACCTGTTGATCCGATTAAAAGAAATAATCTTTTGCAACACCTAAAGCCACACAAGTAAGGACTTTTGCACCATTTCGTTGATTGTAGCTAATAAAAAGATTTTACAGAGACTGAGTTGTGTTAAATTATCAGGAAAATTCCACATGGAGAAGCTCACGAGGATATTGAGTTCTACAGAATCCGCATCACTCCAAGACCTTGGCCCATCAAAGAATATGGATGACTGGTTCAAAATGTAAGTATGCAGCtgagttatatttattttacggCTAAGTTATAAGTATGGTacagctgagttatatattatctGTG contains:
- the LOC125600431 gene encoding uncharacterized protein LOC125600431, with translation MSAEQNKRELMMLNSETQHPPVMVSSRWNPTPDHLKALEEIYQQGTRTPSADHMKQITAQLRRYGKIEAKNMDVSEDLARDYPPRLYPEGASIFENKSINTNSHFSEIPRLRQAIGIDVWDNQKTYPVGLIAKLAESKLVWSGKTVHYLLCRQLRVYKKEIWSIVVDQPLRFSFIEFGEITCLNTNPLPEKSFEPDPENYKVLWELLKVPLGYGPKFDELVEVLTECPFWSADQRKWYGLLFLQAIGLYGLHHNCRIPFESAKRVFDDDALMTYPWGRTAYEFLVDSIKLLHPQGGSYTFSGFKDVLLVWAYESVTVFGEIYGRKVNPDEIPLLRWGGSRTRASLTTTIAKEMNDHGTVCVRKMVMKEGLEELFPQWKDEADDPQLDNLIKDIHADRFVRDFYVQSNEKNKKTKAGVSSEAEPPSKKQKKGKKQKEVKINEGETTVLEEKESAKEKGRSEAVLLNIVAHLEKLDRKFDSRLTEYDTKFGSFSRGLLDTIGDTVKTTVEERLRVFGGVQ